Part of the Methylomonas sp. AM2-LC genome, CCCATTTATGTTGATAGTTCTGATATATCGGGTGTTTTGTCATGTCAAGATGCTGTAGGTAATCAATTATTCCAAGTATCTTCCAATATTCATGATGAACATAATGTAAATATTTGGTCAACAGAATATTCTTTACCCAGTGGCATAAACGCTAGAACATCACTGATGCAAGATCTTTTGACGCAAGCTATTGGTAAATTCAATGATAAAAAAATTAATAACACTCAATAAGGAGTCTTTGTGTCTATATATAAAACTATAATAGTTGTAGTTGTATCATTTATATTTTTTAATGGTTGTGCATCCTTTCGTGATGGTGCAAATCCCACTATCACACAATGGCCCCCTGAAAATGCAATAAAAAATAAAAACATTGCTATACAAATGACTGGTAATCTGGAAATAAATGGTAAACCAGCAGAAACTAATGCTCGTTTTTTAGAGAACTGGCGAAATCAAGTGCTGCGCGCTTATGAAGATTCCAACTTTTTTTCAGCAATAAAATCTGGTGGCGATACTGCAGATATTTATGCCGATATCAATATTCTGGATAAAGGTGAAAATAATAAAGGTTTGGCTTTTATCACTGGTTTCACGATGGGATTAATTCCTAGTCATGTACGTGAAGGGTTTATCATCAAAACTACATATAAAGATAAAAGCGGCGCTGTATTGGGGACAGTTGAAAAATCTGAATATACCGACTTTTGGATACAATTATTTATGTTTCCATTGATGCCCTTTAATTGGCCATCATCTGTAGGTAAAGATATACTTTATGATCTTAATCGAAATAGCTTGATTGAAGGTCATGCAAAAGGAATTTTTTAAATTACTCGTTATACCTCAACCTAAAATGGGCGCTACCCTAAGTTGTTTCGTAGCATTGGGCGTTAAACGCTAATTAACAGGGTAGCTCGTAGATACTATGACAAAATGAGTCGATTGCATTTTAATTCACCTTAAGTTGATGTTCGAAAACTCATTTTAAGGATTGATTTGCAATTGGCTCAACTCATATTTGTCATAGGGAACTTCGAAAAACCTGGCTTTCGTGCTTAGTCAGGCTCAGCATGAACGGTAAACTATTGATATATAAAATCGCTGTTCGCCCTGAGCCCTTCAATTCAACTCAGGAGAGCCTTGTCGAAGGGAGGGGTTCGAAGTTCCCCATAGTATATTTTTCAAGCTAAACTCACTTGCTTGCGTAAAAGGTCGATATGCGTAGCTTATACCTAGGGCGGCGGTGGCGATAACCGCCTTGGATACACCCATAGAAACAACTTAGCCCCTAACATTCCAAGACAAACCCCCCGATTTTTGCAACCCGCGCAACCAGTAAAATAAACGGATACTCAACAACACGGTCAGCAGTACCGCAAAAGTGATTGGATTGGTTAAATCTTTTTTGACTAACCACCAATAATGCACCACTCCACCGATGGCACACACATACACTGTGCGATGTAATAACAGCCAGCGTTTACCGCCAAGTAGCTTGATGACGCGATTATTAGAGGTAATGGCCAGTGGAATCAGTAATAAGAATGCTGGAAAGCCAACGGTTATATACGGGCGTTTCACAATATCATTCACGATACTGGTCCAATCGAAAAATTGATCCAGCACCAGATAGGTTAAAAAATGCAGACTGGCGTAAAAGAATGCAAATAACCCCAACATACGCCGTAAACGCAGCAGCCAATTCCAGCCAGAGAATCGCCGTAATGGCGTAATGCTTAACGAGATTAATAACAGGGTTAGTGTCCAATAACCAGTGGTTTTGGTGATTTTTTCAATCGGATTAGCCCCCAGATTATCTAAATAAGCAGCAGTGCCTAATTTAAGCAACGGAATCAATGCCGCTATAAACACGGCAAATTTTATCCAGGCTAATGCCTTATTATTAAGCGTTTTTAGTGACATCATGTTAAAAATTTTTAATTAAGTCCATCCCCGTATAAAGTTGCGCCACCTGATCTGCGTAACCGTTAAAAGGTAAGGTAGGTCGTTTTAAAAATTCACCAATGCGCCGTTCTTTGGCCTGGGTCCAGCGCGGATGATCAACGGCGGGATTCACATTCGAGTAGAAACCATATTCGCTAGGCCCGGCTTCCATCCAACTGGTTAGGGGTTGTTTTTCTACCAAACGGATTTTTACTATGGATTTAGCGCTCTTAAAGCCGTATTTCCAAGGTACCACCAGACGTATTGGTGCGCCATTCTGGTTGGGCAATACTTCACCGTATAAACCTACTGCCAGCATTGTTAAGGGATGCATGGCTTCGTCTATGCGTAAGCCTTCCCGATAAGGCCAGTTTAGAGTGGCTGATCGTTGTCCGGGCATTTGCTCGGTGTCTTTCAGGCTGATAAATTCTACATATTTGGCATTGCCGTTTGGCTCTACCCGTTTCAGTAATTCAGCTAACGAATAACCTACCCAAGGTATCACCATAGACCACGCTTCTACACAACGTAAGCGATAAACACGCTCTTCCAAAGGAGCCAGTTTCAGCAATTCCTCAATATCAAATACTTTCGGTTTATTAACCGCACCCTCTACAGTAATAGTCCACGGACGTGTTTTTAAACTACCGGCGTTTTTGGCGGGATCTTCTTTGCCTGTTCCAAATTCATAGAAGTTGTTGTAACTGGTGACATCTTTCAAAGGGGTTAATGAGTCCGACACACTTTCTGTGGATTTTTTGACATTTGCCAAGGGCTCTCCGGCCATTACCGTAGAGGGTAATAATCCCGCCAGAGCGGTACCCGCAGCTAACTGCATAAACTGTCGGCGATTATGAAATATCTCTTGTGGCGTGATCTCTGAAGCGTCAATCGGTGTGGATTTATACGATTTCATCATTGTCAGTGTTAAATGGTGATAATTTGATAGCCGTTATTGATTAACTTCGCGAAACGCATGTTTGCTCGGAAGTTTGCCAAAATTTCGATACCACAAGCTTTAATGGTGTTGGTAGCATCGCATAAAATTCGCAAGTACCCGTAATTTTTTGTTACATTGCCCTATAAGACACGTGTAACGGCTTACACATTTTTAAGTATGGACATAGCCTGATGCATCAACAGCTGATCAATTTGCTCGGCAGCGCCCAAATACGGCGCTATCCTAATCACAACATGCGGTGCTTGTAGTCTTACCTGTTCAATTTGGTGTGGAATATCAACTAACACGTGTCGCCCAGCCGACAGAAAATAAGGCACTACCACAATTTCTGTCATATTATTAGCAATAAGACGTTGTAATCCTTGCGTAATAGAGGGTTCGGCAATTTCCAAAAACGCGCAGTCTATTCCGGAAAAAGGTGTTTCAAATTGCCG contains:
- the msrP gene encoding protein-methionine-sulfoxide reductase catalytic subunit MsrP codes for the protein MKSYKSTPIDASEITPQEIFHNRRQFMQLAAGTALAGLLPSTVMAGEPLANVKKSTESVSDSLTPLKDVTSYNNFYEFGTGKEDPAKNAGSLKTRPWTITVEGAVNKPKVFDIEELLKLAPLEERVYRLRCVEAWSMVIPWVGYSLAELLKRVEPNGNAKYVEFISLKDTEQMPGQRSATLNWPYREGLRIDEAMHPLTMLAVGLYGEVLPNQNGAPIRLVVPWKYGFKSAKSIVKIRLVEKQPLTSWMEAGPSEYGFYSNVNPAVDHPRWTQAKERRIGEFLKRPTLPFNGYADQVAQLYTGMDLIKNF
- a CDS encoding CbiX/SirB N-terminal domain-containing protein — protein: MHLLLIAHGSRQESSNDEIRSLTERLRQFETPFSGIDCAFLEIAEPSITQGLQRLIANNMTEIVVVPYFLSAGRHVLVDIPHQIEQVRLQAPHVVIRIAPYLGAAEQIDQLLMHQAMSILKNV
- a CDS encoding protein-methionine-sulfoxide reductase heme-binding subunit MsrQ, translating into MMSLKTLNNKALAWIKFAVFIAALIPLLKLGTAAYLDNLGANPIEKITKTTGYWTLTLLLISLSITPLRRFSGWNWLLRLRRMLGLFAFFYASLHFLTYLVLDQFFDWTSIVNDIVKRPYITVGFPAFLLLIPLAITSNNRVIKLLGGKRWLLLHRTVYVCAIGGVVHYWWLVKKDLTNPITFAVLLTVLLSIRLFYWLRGLQKSGGLSWNVRG